One window of Campylobacter avium LMG 24591 genomic DNA carries:
- a CDS encoding dynamin family protein, whose product MRIETVVSFISSYNQRYNQSFDDSLQGQLQAIFTRLNEPFMHLSSAFKKELDLLLASLSQNIKVGVVGQFSSGKSSLLNLILQRDILSTGLVPVTFKPTFLRYADTYCLRVEYMDGSDELLNIDEIHKFTDQRLSDTKEAKSLHVFAPIKLLKKLTLVDTPGLNANELDSLSTFDELSSFHALIWLSLIDNAGKKSEEDSIKANLELFSDKSICVLNQKDRLNDEDLQRIMHYSKEVFSKYFSQIIAISCKEAKDKSTYEKSNFKALLDFLENLDERSLKKSYIKTRLNKLLQILDEQFVFLDNIYDSLELILSDFESFLSSNHKHLEEKISILNQQILLNLKTVAEKISKQILANIKEKKAYYYKEKSSLLHKNCFAKHEYNLAFISSDDAFLAMFYNSDVLSKEFKKMKKAINDDFNRCKDEFNQIFSFLDEKLLLFSSRYTNIQPNSILQSDAIFSTLQSFASSLNQLFAKDFKDELFKGLLELDLFFEKLNLKAFANYENATKLSLAFFSRKINASKSLYELDSTEFSLYYPSLNEIYERVLTELNVHEFETLLINKPVMLKIYKEYIQNFKALILQKLDIIKDKKAENSKRKQWLLSVRNDFGSLL is encoded by the coding sequence ATGAGAATTGAAACCGTTGTTAGCTTTATAAGTTCTTATAATCAAAGATACAATCAAAGCTTTGATGACAGCTTGCAAGGGCAGCTACAAGCCATTTTTACTAGGTTAAATGAACCTTTTATGCATCTTAGCTCAGCCTTTAAAAAAGAACTTGATTTATTATTAGCTTCACTTTCGCAAAATATAAAAGTAGGCGTTGTGGGGCAGTTCTCAAGCGGCAAGTCAAGTTTGTTAAATTTAATCCTTCAAAGAGATATTTTATCTACAGGGCTTGTGCCAGTTACGTTTAAGCCTACTTTTTTAAGATATGCTGATACTTACTGCTTAAGGGTTGAGTATATGGATGGCAGTGATGAATTGCTAAACATTGATGAAATTCACAAATTTACAGACCAAAGACTAAGCGATACCAAAGAAGCTAAGTCCTTGCATGTTTTTGCGCCTATAAAACTCTTAAAAAAGCTTACTTTGGTTGATACTCCGGGGCTTAATGCAAATGAGCTTGACAGCCTTAGCACTTTTGATGAATTATCGTCTTTTCATGCACTGATATGGCTATCTTTAATAGACAATGCTGGCAAAAAAAGCGAAGAAGATAGCATAAAGGCAAATTTAGAGCTTTTTTCTGATAAAAGTATTTGTGTTTTAAATCAAAAAGATAGATTAAACGATGAGGATTTGCAAAGGATTATGCATTATAGCAAAGAGGTTTTTTCTAAGTATTTTTCGCAAATCATTGCTATTTCATGCAAAGAGGCTAAAGATAAAAGCACTTATGAGAAATCAAATTTTAAAGCCTTGCTTGATTTTTTAGAAAATTTGGATGAACGAAGTCTTAAAAAAAGCTACATAAAAACAAGATTAAACAAGCTTTTGCAAATTTTAGATGAGCAATTTGTTTTCTTAGATAATATTTATGATAGCCTAGAGCTTATTTTAAGTGATTTTGAAAGTTTTTTAAGCTCAAATCATAAGCATTTAGAGGAAAAAATTTCCATACTAAATCAACAAATTTTATTAAATTTAAAGACCGTGGCTGAGAAAATTTCAAAGCAAATTCTAGCCAATATAAAAGAAAAAAAGGCTTATTATTATAAAGAAAAAAGCTCTTTGCTGCATAAAAATTGCTTTGCTAAGCACGAGTATAATTTAGCGTTTATTTCAAGCGATGATGCCTTTTTGGCCATGTTTTATAATAGTGATGTTTTAAGTAAAGAATTTAAAAAGATGAAAAAGGCTATCAATGATGATTTTAATCGCTGCAAAGATGAATTTAATCAAATTTTTAGCTTTTTGGATGAGAAGCTTTTGCTTTTTTCCTCAAGATATACAAATATACAGCCAAACTCAATCTTGCAAAGCGATGCAATATTTTCAACCTTGCAAAGCTTTGCCTCATCACTTAATCAACTCTTTGCAAAGGATTTTAAAGATGAGCTTTTTAAGGGATTATTAGAGCTTGATTTGTTTTTTGAAAAGCTGAATTTAAAGGCCTTTGCAAACTACGAAAACGCTACAAAATTAAGCCTTGCCTTTTTCAGCAGAAAGATAAACGCAAGCAAGAGCTTGTACGAGCTTGATAGTACTGAATTTAGCCTTTATTATCCAAGCTTAAATGAAATTTATGAAAGGGTTTTAACAGAGCTTAATGTTCATGAATTTGAAACCTTGCTTATAAATAAGCCTGTTATGCTAAAAATTTATAAAGAATATATACAAAATTTTAAAGCTTTAATTTTACAAAAACTTGATATCATAAAGGACAAAAAAGCTGAAAATTCCAAACGCAAACAATGGCTTTTGAGTGTAAGAAATGATTTTGGGAGCTTGTTATGA
- a CDS encoding fumarate reductase cytochrome b subunit: MSQIIEGYFGKSLEGKKSKLPAKLDFIQSATGLFLGLFMWGHMFFVASILISNDFMYSISKMFEGSFIFGTPQPWVVSIIVFIVFVVFVVHAALAMRKFPINYRQWQLFRTHAKTIKHGDTSLWFTQAATGFIMFFFASYHLGMMFFQAHTIDPYGSGERMLQMWPFYLILLFAVELHGGIGLYRLCVKWGWFEGKNAKASRKTLKKLKWIISVFFIALGLLTMAAYIKVGMSDHEVGSRYIPTYMR; this comes from the coding sequence ATGAGTCAAATCATTGAAGGCTACTTTGGAAAAAGCCTTGAGGGTAAGAAAAGCAAATTGCCCGCAAAGCTTGATTTTATCCAAAGTGCTACAGGTCTTTTTTTAGGACTATTTATGTGGGGACATATGTTTTTTGTTGCTAGTATTTTAATTAGCAATGATTTTATGTATAGTATATCAAAGATGTTCGAGGGTAGTTTTATCTTTGGAACACCACAGCCTTGGGTAGTTTCTATTATAGTTTTCATAGTTTTTGTTGTATTTGTGGTACATGCAGCGCTTGCTATGAGAAAATTCCCTATAAATTACAGGCAGTGGCAGCTTTTTAGAACTCACGCGAAAACTATAAAGCATGGCGATACAAGTTTATGGTTCACACAAGCAGCGACAGGGTTTATAATGTTTTTCTTTGCCTCCTACCACTTGGGTATGATGTTTTTTCAAGCTCACACCATAGATCCTTACGGCTCAGGTGAGAGAATGCTTCAAATGTGGCCTTTTTATCTAATCCTTCTTTTTGCAGTTGAATTACACGGAGGAATAGGTCTTTATAGACTATGTGTTAAATGGGGTTGGTTTGAGGGCAAAAATGCAAAGGCTAGTAGAAAAACTCTTAAAAAATTAAAATGGATAATAAGCGTATTTTTCATAGCCCTAGGGCTTTTAACTATGGCAGCTTACATAAAAGTTGGCATGAGCGATCACGAAGTAGGAAGCCGATATATTCCTACATATATGCGTTAA
- a CDS encoding tetratricopeptide repeat protein: protein MKKILCIYLLSFIFSFANDFDTALGYYNSENYSKAVPLLTFLCEDKASAKSCFLLGYMYENAQGLSKNDDLAMSYYDKACNAKLSNACFNLALLLDSKADTKNSSLNFYKACSLQHSNACKTLATFYERKKDGELALEFHKRACDLDDASSCLSMGLLYANGDLVRQDKAQAQRAYTKACDLKDAQACLVLADFYLNEKKDRSAAKRNFGISCDLGLADACKAYKDLLNDTNLSR, encoded by the coding sequence ATGAAAAAAATTCTTTGCATTTATCTTTTATCTTTTATCTTTTCTTTTGCTAATGATTTTGATACAGCCCTTGGGTATTATAATTCTGAAAATTATAGTAAGGCCGTACCTCTTTTAACTTTTTTATGCGAGGATAAAGCAAGCGCTAAATCTTGTTTTTTGCTGGGCTATATGTATGAAAATGCTCAAGGACTTAGTAAAAATGATGATTTGGCCATGTCTTATTATGATAAAGCTTGTAATGCAAAGCTTTCTAATGCTTGTTTTAACCTAGCCTTACTTTTAGATTCTAAGGCAGATACAAAAAATTCTAGTTTAAATTTTTACAAGGCTTGCTCTTTGCAGCACAGCAATGCTTGCAAGACTTTGGCTACATTTTATGAGAGGAAAAAGGATGGGGAATTAGCCCTTGAGTTTCATAAAAGAGCTTGTGACTTAGATGATGCTAGCTCTTGTCTTAGCATGGGGCTTTTGTATGCAAATGGCGATTTAGTAAGACAGGATAAAGCTCAGGCGCAAAGAGCCTATACAAAGGCTTGCGACTTAAAAGACGCGCAAGCTTGCCTTGTCTTGGCTGATTTTTATCTTAATGAAAAAAAGGATAGAAGCGCGGCTAAAAGGAATTTTGGTATATCTTGCGATTTAGGTCTTGCGGATGCTTGCAAGGCTTATAAAGATCTTTTAAACGATACAAATTTAAGCAGATAA
- a CDS encoding fumarate reductase iron-sulfur subunit, producing the protein MSRKLTIRALKYNPLSKISKPHFVSYELEETPFMTVFVCLTLIREKMDADLSFDFVCRAGICGSCAMMINGVPKLACKTLTKDYADGVIELMPMPAFKHIKDLSVNTGEWFEGMCKRVESWVHNEKETDISKIEERIEPEVAEETFELDRCIECGICLASCATKLMRPNFIGATGLLRTARYLQDPHDHRTVEDFYELVGDDDGVFGCMSLLACEDNCPKDLPLQSKIAYMRRQLVAQKDK; encoded by the coding sequence ATGAGTAGAAAACTAACCATAAGAGCTTTAAAATATAATCCTTTAAGCAAAATTTCAAAACCTCATTTTGTTAGCTATGAGCTTGAGGAAACTCCTTTTATGACGGTCTTTGTATGTCTTACTTTGATACGCGAAAAAATGGACGCTGATTTAAGCTTTGACTTTGTTTGTAGGGCAGGAATTTGTGGAAGCTGTGCCATGATGATAAATGGAGTGCCAAAACTAGCTTGTAAAACACTTACAAAAGACTATGCTGACGGAGTTATAGAGCTTATGCCTATGCCAGCCTTTAAGCACATAAAGGACTTAAGTGTAAATACAGGAGAGTGGTTTGAGGGTATGTGTAAAAGGGTTGAAAGCTGGGTGCATAATGAAAAAGAAACCGATATATCTAAGATAGAAGAAAGGATAGAACCAGAAGTAGCTGAGGAAACCTTTGAACTTGATAGATGTATAGAATGTGGAATTTGCCTTGCTTCTTGTGCTACAAAGCTAATGAGACCAAATTTCATAGGTGCAACCGGTCTTTTAAGAACAGCTAGATATTTACAAGATCCGCACGATCATAGAACTGTCGAGGATTTTTATGAGCTTGTAGGAGATGATGACGGTGTATTTGGTTGTATGTCTTTGCTTGCCTGTGAAGATAATTGTCCAAAAGATTTGCCTTTACAAAGCAAGATAGCTTATATGAGAAGACAACTTGTCGCACAAAAAGATAAGTAA
- a CDS encoding dynamin family protein, which produces MLEILQKIWKKHLLYLDLSSNFNDTSLLDASELAILLSANAENYERYLSLKDFEFLLSKIDLRADIYSIQLAQVMSINSIKAGFFLKDDIIKALELLKNLSKQDDMISFLKALQTKTYDKKTEFNSSFNELNKINEKLALLSKDENIKQRLKLAKDKFTNTHFVVAITGVMNAGKSSMLNALLKNEILGVSNIPETANLTVLKYDEKSRARIYFWSKKEWQSILSSLALSDFLQEESKLYIKDEAVIKDISLQELKNFSSAKNQISALIKKIELFYPLDFLKDGIEIVDTPGLDDVFVQRELVTSDFVKKSDFLIHLMNASQSLSQKDSDFLLNAISNSRNSSILLLITKADLVDDENLKEVVNYTKNTLKKRLKEHNLSEFLVEKVEFLAISSKLANAYYKGEASKEDFEKSSFAKLENYLLNHLFSSTKSSLILKSYKKELYLINKSVKEQIELENTLLKTKINSLDYDNAKLLNELRQEEKALKEAKLDIQKQLEGLEDNLAGLDNSLFLLVQKITQKLSDEMNYCLNKRQNISMQRMLSILDTTFKDGLLDLFRELKFKNLKKTEELLANLALKYKFLDANLEDKYENFKENLNQNVEEILSSQNYFAFRMDLEKAFKEKDNLKLEDKIKEAFKSFDFKNLLENFELNKDFVQFINSKLKAYESTQELKLKTLTSFDGADKIEQSQRILEQNLQNLDLLNALERELL; this is translated from the coding sequence ATGCTTGAAATTCTACAAAAGATATGGAAAAAACACTTACTGTATCTTGATTTATCTTCAAATTTTAACGATACTTCCTTGCTTGATGCATCAGAACTTGCCATACTTTTAAGTGCAAATGCTGAAAATTACGAAAGATACTTAAGTTTAAAAGACTTTGAATTTTTACTAAGCAAGATAGATTTAAGAGCTGACATTTACTCTATACAACTTGCACAGGTGATGTCTATAAATTCAATAAAAGCTGGGTTTTTCTTAAAAGACGACATTATTAAGGCCTTAGAGCTTTTAAAAAATTTATCAAAACAAGATGATATGATATCTTTTTTAAAAGCTTTGCAAACCAAGACTTATGATAAAAAGACGGAATTTAACTCAAGTTTTAACGAACTAAATAAAATAAATGAAAAATTAGCACTTTTAAGCAAAGACGAAAATATAAAACAAAGATTAAAACTAGCAAAAGATAAATTTACAAATACTCATTTTGTAGTGGCCATAACAGGGGTTATGAATGCTGGCAAGTCAAGTATGCTAAATGCTCTTTTAAAAAATGAAATTTTAGGCGTATCAAACATACCAGAAACAGCGAATTTGACTGTTTTAAAATATGATGAAAAGAGTAGGGCTAGGATTTATTTTTGGAGTAAAAAAGAATGGCAAAGCATACTTTCAAGCTTGGCTTTAAGTGATTTTTTACAAGAAGAAAGCAAGCTTTATATAAAAGATGAGGCTGTGATAAAGGATATTTCTTTACAAGAGCTTAAAAATTTTAGCTCGGCTAAAAATCAAATTTCAGCACTGATTAAAAAGATAGAATTATTTTACCCGCTAGACTTTTTAAAAGATGGCATAGAAATAGTGGATACACCGGGGCTTGATGATGTTTTTGTGCAAAGAGAGCTTGTAACTAGTGACTTTGTGAAAAAAAGTGATTTTTTAATCCACCTTATGAATGCCTCGCAAAGTCTTAGTCAAAAAGATAGCGATTTTTTGCTTAATGCCATTTCAAATTCTCGCAATAGCTCTATCTTGCTTTTGATTACAAAGGCTGATTTGGTGGATGATGAGAATTTAAAAGAGGTTGTAAATTACACAAAAAATACTTTAAAAAAGCGTTTAAAAGAGCATAATTTAAGTGAATTTTTGGTTGAAAAAGTTGAATTTTTAGCTATTAGCTCTAAATTGGCAAACGCTTATTATAAGGGCGAAGCTAGCAAAGAAGACTTTGAAAAAAGTTCTTTTGCAAAGCTAGAAAATTATCTTTTAAATCACCTTTTTTCATCCACTAAAAGTTCGCTTATCTTAAAATCATATAAAAAAGAACTTTATCTAATAAACAAAAGCGTAAAAGAGCAAATAGAGCTTGAAAATACCTTGTTGAAAACTAAGATTAATAGCCTTGATTATGATAACGCAAAGCTTTTAAATGAATTAAGACAAGAGGAAAAGGCTTTAAAAGAGGCTAAGCTTGATATACAAAAACAACTAGAGGGCTTGGAGGATAATCTTGCAGGCCTTGATAATTCTTTGTTTTTGCTTGTTCAAAAAATCACTCAAAAATTAAGCGATGAGATGAATTACTGTCTAAATAAGAGGCAAAATATATCCATGCAAAGGATGTTAAGCATCCTAGATACCACCTTTAAAGACGGGCTTTTAGACCTTTTTAGAGAGCTTAAATTTAAGAATTTGAAAAAAACAGAAGAGCTTTTGGCAAATTTGGCTTTAAAATACAAATTTTTAGACGCAAATTTAGAGGATAAATACGAAAATTTTAAAGAAAATTTAAATCAAAATGTAGAAGAAATACTTTCTTCGCAAAATTATTTTGCTTTTCGTATGGATTTAGAAAAGGCTTTTAAAGAAAAAGACAATTTAAAGCTTGAGGATAAGATAAAAGAGGCTTTTAAGAGTTTTGATTTTAAAAATTTATTAGAAAATTTTGAGCTAAATAAAGACTTTGTGCAGTTTATTAATTCAAAATTAAAAGCTTATGAAAGCACCCAAGAGCTAAAGCTAAAAACCTTAACTTCCTTTGACGGTGCAGATAAAATAGAACAAAGTCAAAGAATTTTAGAGCAAAATTTGCAAAATTTAGACCTGCTTAATGCTTTAGAAAGAGAGCTTTTATGA
- a CDS encoding fumarate reductase flavoprotein subunit — protein sequence MNIKYSDGLVIGGGLAGLRAAIEVAKSGQSVTLLSICPVKRSHSAAVQGGMQASLGNGAKGDGDNEDLHFADTVKGSDWGCDQEVARMFAQTAPKAVRELAAWGVPWTRVTKGPRTVVINAQKTVIEEKEEAHGLINARDFGGTKKWRTCYIADATGHCMLYGVANEAIKHEVKIIDRMEAVRIMHDGKRCIGVIARDLTNGELTAFVARGTMIATGGYGRIYKQTTNAVICEGTGAAIALETGLCRLSNMEAVQFHPTPIVPSGILLTEGCRGDGGILRDVDGYRFMPDYEPEKKELASRDVVSRRMMEHIRKGKGVKSPYGDHLWLDISILGRAHIEKNLRDVQDICKTFNGIDPADEGPKGWAPVLPMQHYSMGGIRTKPTGESQWLNGLFACGEAACWDMHGFNRLGGNSCAETVVAGMIVGDYFADYCKNNGEAIDTDLVKKFLSKEYEYLKSLVEKEGKHSVFEIKNRMKEIMWDKVAIFRTGEGLKEAVDELEELYKKSLDIKVHSKDIAAANPELEEAYRVPRMLKVALCVAYGALLRTESRGAHYREDYPKRDDLNWMKRTLTYWVEGETLPKVEYDELDIMKMEMPPAFRGYGAKGNIIENPLSEKRQAEVDAIREKMEAEGKSRHEIQHALMPYELQPKYKALNQRIGVNYE from the coding sequence ATGAATATTAAATATAGCGACGGTTTAGTAATAGGCGGTGGCTTAGCTGGGCTTAGAGCTGCTATTGAAGTAGCTAAAAGCGGACAAAGCGTTACATTGCTAAGTATTTGTCCCGTAAAAAGATCGCACTCTGCGGCTGTTCAAGGCGGTATGCAAGCAAGTTTAGGTAATGGTGCAAAAGGAGATGGGGATAATGAAGACCTACATTTTGCTGATACAGTAAAAGGTTCTGACTGGGGCTGTGATCAAGAAGTAGCAAGAATGTTTGCTCAAACTGCTCCAAAAGCTGTGCGTGAGCTTGCAGCTTGGGGTGTTCCTTGGACTAGAGTTACAAAAGGTCCTAGAACTGTTGTAATCAATGCTCAAAAAACAGTTATAGAAGAAAAAGAAGAAGCACACGGACTAATAAATGCTAGGGATTTTGGCGGAACTAAAAAATGGAGAACCTGTTATATAGCTGATGCAACCGGGCACTGTATGCTTTATGGGGTTGCAAATGAAGCCATAAAACACGAGGTTAAGATCATAGATAGAATGGAAGCTGTGAGGATTATGCACGATGGTAAAAGGTGCATAGGAGTTATAGCAAGGGACCTTACAAATGGAGAATTAACAGCCTTTGTTGCTAGAGGAACTATGATAGCTACAGGTGGATATGGTAGAATTTATAAGCAAACCACAAACGCAGTCATTTGCGAGGGAACCGGTGCTGCTATAGCACTTGAAACCGGGCTTTGTAGATTATCAAATATGGAAGCAGTGCAGTTTCACCCAACTCCTATAGTACCAAGCGGGATCTTACTAACTGAGGGCTGTAGAGGAGATGGCGGAATTTTACGCGATGTTGATGGATACCGCTTTATGCCTGATTACGAGCCAGAAAAGAAAGAGCTTGCAAGTAGAGATGTAGTAAGTCGCAGAATGATGGAACATATAAGAAAGGGAAAAGGAGTAAAAAGCCCTTATGGAGATCACTTGTGGCTTGATATATCCATACTTGGAAGAGCTCATATAGAAAAAAACCTAAGAGATGTGCAAGATATATGCAAAACTTTTAATGGCATAGATCCTGCCGATGAGGGACCTAAGGGCTGGGCACCGGTATTGCCTATGCAACACTACTCAATGGGTGGAATTCGCACAAAGCCAACAGGTGAGTCTCAGTGGCTAAATGGGCTCTTTGCTTGCGGGGAAGCAGCTTGCTGGGATATGCACGGCTTTAACCGCTTGGGTGGAAATTCCTGTGCTGAAACAGTTGTGGCTGGTATGATAGTGGGTGATTATTTTGCTGATTATTGCAAAAACAATGGCGAAGCTATAGATACAGATTTGGTTAAAAAATTCTTAAGTAAAGAGTATGAATATCTAAAATCCTTAGTCGAAAAAGAGGGCAAACACTCTGTCTTTGAGATAAAAAACAGAATGAAAGAGATTATGTGGGATAAGGTAGCTATCTTTAGAACAGGAGAGGGCTTAAAAGAAGCGGTTGATGAGCTTGAGGAGCTTTATAAAAAATCCCTTGACATAAAAGTACATAGCAAAGACATAGCTGCAGCAAATCCAGAGCTTGAAGAAGCTTACAGAGTGCCTAGAATGCTAAAAGTTGCACTTTGCGTAGCTTATGGCGCACTTTTAAGAACAGAAAGCAGAGGTGCTCACTACAGAGAGGACTATCCAAAAAGGGATGATTTAAACTGGATGAAAAGAACTCTTACTTACTGGGTAGAGGGCGAGACCTTGCCAAAGGTTGAGTATGATGAGCTTGATATTATGAAAATGGAAATGCCACCAGCCTTTAGAGGATACGGTGCAAAAGGTAATATAATCGAAAATCCACTAAGCGAAAAAAGACAAGCTGAAGTTGATGCTATAAGGGAAAAAATGGAAGCTGAAGGCAAATCAAGACACGAAATTCAACACGCTTTAATGCCTTACGAATTACAACCAAAATACAAAGCTTTAAATCAAAGAATAGGAGTTAATTATGAGTAG
- the lgt gene encoding prolipoprotein diacylglyceryl transferase, which translates to MNAWQNIYSSFDVVAFSIFGFNIYWYSLMYILALFSGLFIGKYFAKKYNFSMNSLMLDSYFIWVEIGVILGARLGYILIYDDNTLWYLSHPWQIFNPFNAQGEFVGIRGMSFHGAVIGFFIASILFCKKYKANLWEYLDLTALSVPLAYTFGRIGNFLNQELFGRATDVPWGIYVNGVLRHPSQLYEAFFEGICVFILIFIARKFQKFKGELIILYIAFYSLARFLCEFYREPDAHIGFLSFGLTMGQILSLVLVFLSFSIFSYLRLKRKA; encoded by the coding sequence ATGAATGCTTGGCAAAATATCTACTCCTCTTTTGATGTGGTAGCTTTTTCTATCTTTGGTTTTAATATTTATTGGTATAGTTTGATGTATATCTTAGCCCTTTTTTCCGGGCTTTTCATAGGTAAATATTTTGCTAAAAAATACAATTTTTCTATGAACTCTTTAATGCTTGATTCTTATTTTATATGGGTTGAAATAGGCGTTATCTTAGGTGCAAGACTAGGCTATATTTTAATTTATGATGATAATACCCTGTGGTATTTAAGCCATCCTTGGCAAATTTTTAACCCTTTTAACGCCCAAGGAGAATTCGTAGGAATTCGCGGCATGAGCTTTCACGGCGCTGTTATAGGCTTTTTCATAGCTAGTATTTTATTTTGTAAAAAATATAAGGCAAATTTATGGGAATATCTTGATTTAACGGCTCTTTCGGTGCCGCTTGCTTATACATTTGGTAGGATAGGAAATTTCTTAAATCAAGAGCTTTTTGGACGCGCTACTGATGTGCCTTGGGGCATTTATGTAAATGGAGTATTAAGACATCCCTCCCAGCTTTATGAAGCGTTTTTTGAGGGAATTTGTGTCTTTATCTTAATCTTTATAGCAAGGAAATTTCAAAAATTCAAAGGTGAGTTAATCATACTTTACATAGCCTTTTATTCGCTGGCGCGTTTTTTATGCGAGTTTTACAGAGAACCCGACGCACACATAGGTTTTTTAAGCTTTGGGCTTACTATGGGGCAAATTTTAAGCCTTGTTTTAGTGTTTTTATCTTTTTCAATCTTTTCTTATCTTAGACTTAAAAGAAAGGCCTAG
- a CDS encoding YbgC/FadM family acyl-CoA thioesterase gives MKIRVYYEDTDAGGVVYHSRYLNFCERVRSEAFFDKMPEIFDKDKGHFLVSKAECKFLKSAKLGDVLEVKSYLVELKKASLILKQEIFKDSEKIFEANFTLVFVKNSKAAAMSEDIKKAFASVFAKS, from the coding sequence ATGAAAATAAGAGTGTATTACGAGGATACGGACGCTGGAGGCGTGGTTTATCATAGCAGGTATTTAAATTTCTGCGAAAGGGTAAGGTCAGAAGCCTTTTTTGACAAAATGCCAGAAATTTTTGATAAAGATAAGGGGCATTTTTTAGTGTCTAAAGCAGAATGTAAGTTTTTAAAATCTGCAAAATTAGGCGATGTTTTGGAAGTAAAAAGCTATTTAGTTGAGCTTAAAAAGGCCTCGCTTATCTTGAAACAAGAGATTTTTAAGGATAGCGAAAAGATATTTGAGGCCAATTTTACTTTAGTTTTCGTGAAAAACTCCAAGGCTGCTGCAATGAGCGAGGATATAAAAAAGGCTTTTGCCTCAGTTTTCGCTAAATCCTAA
- a CDS encoding autotransporter outer membrane beta-barrel domain-containing protein, whose translation MVYLKNPYKSDEEKMGNMAYDEAGRTYATFINNTDNGLWANFFGGKNILNSNSASVLGGSLGLDKRISDDSLLGLYLTYADVNLKDSIINEEGKSYQLGLYYNKNFANNMELDLKANFGFNPAKQNYMLGSYDTTSSFTRNYYTISASVGKVVDLADNGGTSIKHFIGVNYYNTYTPAYNTNSDFSLEHKSYAASAISFDLGIGLKQYFNENSFFFIGPKIEHFASNDASFYNVVLAGSNNVITIDTKEVNKNRTYAQILAGGKVDLNNDGLALNLSLAAKSLISKRVYDNADSFISGQVGIRWEF comes from the coding sequence ATGGTTTATCTTAAAAATCCTTATAAAAGTGATGAAGAAAAGATGGGTAATATGGCATATGATGAAGCAGGAAGGACATATGCTACTTTTATAAATAATACAGATAATGGTTTATGGGCAAATTTCTTTGGTGGTAAAAATATACTTAATAGTAATTCTGCTTCTGTATTAGGAGGAAGTTTAGGACTTGATAAAAGAATATCTGATGATAGCTTACTAGGACTTTATCTAACATATGCAGATGTAAATTTAAAAGATAGTATTATAAATGAAGAGGGAAAATCATATCAATTAGGACTATATTATAATAAAAACTTTGCTAATAATATGGAACTTGATTTAAAAGCAAATTTTGGTTTTAATCCTGCTAAGCAAAATTATATGCTAGGTTCATATGATACTACTTCATCTTTTACAAGAAACTATTATACAATCTCAGCTTCTGTAGGTAAGGTAGTTGATTTAGCTGATAATGGAGGAACATCTATAAAGCATTTTATAGGAGTAAATTATTATAATACTTATACTCCAGCTTATAATACAAATTCTGATTTTTCTTTAGAGCATAAATCTTATGCAGCTTCTGCAATATCATTTGATCTAGGTATAGGTTTAAAACAATATTTTAATGAAAATTCTTTCTTTTTCATAGGGCCTAAGATAGAACATTTTGCAAGTAATGATGCTTCTTTTTATAATGTAGTTTTAGCTGGGTCTAATAATGTCATTACTATAGATACTAAAGAAGTTAATAAGAATAGAACCTATGCTCAAATACTAGCAGGAGGTAAGGTTGATCTTAATAATGATGGTTTAGCTTTAAACTTGTCCTTAGCTGCTAAAAGTCTTATATCAAAAAGAGTATATGATAATGCTGATTCTTTTATAAGTGGACAAGTTGGGATTAGGTGGGAGTTTTAG